Proteins co-encoded in one Oreochromis aureus strain Israel breed Guangdong linkage group 3, ZZ_aureus, whole genome shotgun sequence genomic window:
- the LOC120434567 gene encoding C-type lectin BML-2-like, translating into MTWTEAQSYCREHFTDLVTIYNSNINQVLVTMAQNINDWAWIGLYDDRYSWKWSMQENNFYVGSTHEFLIWANGQPDCLNAKEYCVALQGQTQMNDRPCGDSYPFLCYNASSTSYILVMESRSWSAAQSYCRTYHTDLTSIRSKEEKSNITLTLNGSVVQYVWIGLYRDPWAFWSDNTTSTFTNWM; encoded by the exons ATGACCTGGACTGAAGCTCAGAGTTACTGCAGAGAACACTTCACTGACTTGGTCACCATCTACAACAGCAACATCAACCAAGTGCTTGTGACAATGGCGCAAAATATTAATGATTGGGCTTGGATAGGGCTCTATGATGATCGTTACAGCTGGAAGTGGTCCATGCAGGAAAATAATTTTTATGTTGGCAGTACACATGAATTTTTGATCTGGGCTAACGGGCAACCAGACTGTCTAAATGCAAAGGAATACTGTGTGGCTCTTCAGGGACAAACACAGATGAATGATAGACCCTGTGGAGATTCTTACCCTTTCCTGTGTTACAATG CCAGCAGTACAAGTTACATCTTAGTGATGGAGAGTCGCTCCTGGTCAGCGGCTCAGTCGTACTGCAGGACATACCACACAGACCTGACCAGTATAAGAAGCAAAGAGGAGAAATCCAACATCACGCTCACTTTGAATGGATCAGTGGTTCAGTATGTGTGGATTGGCCTCTACAGGGATCCCTGGGCCTTCTGGTCTGACAACACAACCTCCACATTCACTAACTGGAT gtGA